DNA from Rubripirellula lacrimiformis:
TAAGTCCACAGGGATCGCGGGTCGTATCGTGGCGGCAAATCGGCCACCGGCAACATCAGGAACGCGGCGGCGGCTTCGGATTCGTCCGCCGTGGGCGGCCGGCTCAGCACGCGTCGGAACATCGCCTCGGCCAACCGGGCTGTGTCGTCGGATCCCACCTCTATCCGGTCCAGATCACGTCGCACCGAATCGGCGGCTTCGTGCGCCAAGGCGAACATCTGCGGGCTATTCAACAAGAACAACGCTTGTTGTGGAACGGTCGTAAAGTAGCGGCCAGGCGAATGCGTGTCCGGGCTGGCGAAGTCGAATGTGCGGAAGATCGACGGCAGGTTCTGACGATCAATCATCGCGTACACCGTTCGACGCGGCGTCAGGGTGGGCAGGGTGATCTCGACCGGCGGACCACCGATCGTTCGATCCATCGCTCCGGCGACCGACAACAACGAATCTCGCAGTGATTCAAAATCTCGACGCTTTCGGTTCGCGCGAGCCAGGTAACGGTTGTCCGAGTCGGCGGCGATCGCACCCACATCCGCTTTGGTCGATTGACGATACACGCGGGTCAAAACGATCCGGCGGACCGCCTTCTTGATGCTCCAGTCATCTGCGAACTCAATCGCCATGTCATCCAAAATTTCGGGCACCGCCGGTGGATCGGTACGGAAACCAAAGTCGCTGGGCGAATCCACCAAGGACTTCCCAATCAAATGAGTCCACAAGCGATTGACCATCACGCGTGCGGTCAACGGGTTGTCGGTCGCCGTGATCCGCTGGGACAGTTCCCATCGCCCGCTACCGTCGCTGAACCGTGGTTCGTCCGCTTTCCGCAGGGCGGTCAGAAACTGCCGTGGCGCGTTCGGGCCTCGGTTGCCAGGTTGCCCACGCAACAGCACCGGTCGATCCCCCACCTTTTCACGATCGACCATCATCAACGGGCTGGCGCCATCTTCGGGCTGCTGGCTGCTTTCTAGGATTCCAAACAGCGAGTAATAATCGGTGGTCGGTATCGGGTCGAACTTGTGGTCATGACAGCGGGCACACGCAACGGTCAAACCCAACAACCCGCGGGTGATCGCATCGATGCGATCGTCGGTTGTATCCAACCCGCTTAAAAAACGTCGGCCAAGCGTTAGAAAGCCCATCGCATCCAGGTTGCCATCGATGTTCTTGGGGTCGGTGCGATCGCCCGCCAACTGATGTTCGATCATGCGGTTGTAGGGCATGTCATTGCTAAACGCACGGATCACCCAATCGCGATAACGTTCGCTTCCCTGGATTCGACGTTCCTTCCCGCCAAGCGCGTACCCGACCGTGTCGGCATACCGCGCCACGTCCAACCAGTGCCGACCAAAACGTTCGGCGAACATCGGATTGGCCAACAGGGAATCGACCAAACGTGCGTATCGGTCCGGCCGCTGCGAATCGACGTAAGCTTGGATTTGTGACGGTGTCGGTGGCAGACCGGTCAGGTCGAAATACAACCGCCGCAGCAACGCGGTGTCTTCGGCAACCGGATTGATCGGGATCGCTTGGGATACTGCAGCTCGTCGCGCCCAAACGTCGATCACATCGCGATCCGAATCGCTCCCTCGGTCCGCAGCAGACGGCTGGACGAGTGACTGGACGGATGGTTTGACAGGTGGCACAAAGGTCCAGTGCGACAGGGGGTCACGATCCATCGGCGATACGGACGCCGGCTTCGCTGGTCCGCTGCGAGGATCGGGGGCACCGATTTCGATCCAATGCTTCAGTAGGTCGATCGACTGCTGATCCAATTTGCCGGACGGCGGCATCTGCAAATCACCGTCGAACAGCACAGCTTGATAAATCAAACTCTTACCGGCGTCACCGGCGACCAAAGCTGTTCCGTGGCTGCCACCCGCGGCGATCCCGACCGCCGTATCGATCACAAAATCCCCTGCCGATTCGCCCGACTCGGCACTGTGGCATTCGTAGCAATGTTCGATCAGCAACGGCCGCACTTTGGCTTCGAAGAAATCCATCCCGTCATCGGCGGTCGCGACGGCAGACGAAAGCAACATACCGATAAGCGAAAACGCAACGACACACGCGAATCCGCCCATCGGCGGCACGCGAAGTTCGAAACGGTGGGACGCAGACCAAGCGATCGGAAAATTCAAAATGACCGAACGGGGGTAGCAAGGTGGGATGGGATCCAGGGCCAGGCAGGAAACGTCGAAACGTCAGGCGATGGACAGGGGGGGGGTAGGACCTCGGCAGCGGCGGGGCATACAGCCCGACTGTTGACCTGATGGCTGGGCCCGATCCGCGACGCATTCGATGCCAAAACGGGGGCCGGTCAGCCGAGAACCACTATAGCCTGAACCGGGGCGACCCACCAACCAGAAACCGCCCCGACAACACATTCCTGCGAAGGGAACGTGTCCGGGGCGGTTGCAAAGTCATGGTCAGCAGATGCAATCCCGAGCGATCACTCAGGTTCACACTTATTTAGCGTCGGCTTCCTTTTTGGGCTCGTCCGACTGGGCTGCTTTTTCTTTCAGCTGTTCCAACATTGGGGTCAGGCGACTCTTTTGTTGATCGTCAGCCGCTTCGATCGCAGCTTCTTGTGCCGCGATGGCCTTGGGCAGATTGCCGTCGGCGTCGTTCAACATGGCAAGCACATTGAAATACATTGGCTTGGCTTCGTCGGCAACCGATTCGGATTCCGCTTCCAACGCCTTGATCGATTCGCCAGCCAAAGGACCGATCTCGCCACCCTGTTGGGTAACGCCATAGATCGAATAGCCGAATCGGATCAGCGAATTGACGTCGCCCTTCATCATCACGATTTGCCCGCGATAGAAGTCAACCGTTTCGTCGTCGACTTTGCCGGACGACAACTTCAGGCTGTGCAGAACACTGCTCCAGTGATCTTTCAGCATTTCGTTCGGTGCGTTCTTGATTTGAACGTTGGTCATTTCGATGGCTTCATCAAACTTTCCTGCACCGGCTAGTTCTGCCATCGCCTGCATGTTCTCTTGCAGTTCTTCTTGGATCTTCAATTCCTTCTTGAAGGCTTCGCGATCCCAAGAATCATTGACGACTTTCTCCAGTGGTTCGTCCATGTTGCCTGGGTGTCCGATCCATTCGATCAATCCGTCTTTGCCGACGATGAACGCGGTCGGAATGCCCTGTTGCTCGGACGCTTCCATGTAATCGATGTAAACCGAACGATCGGGGTCGGTCGTCAAACAGTAGGCCGCAGTGATCTCGGCAAATGTCTTTCCGGCGTCCGGATGATCTTTGCCCATCAGGTCTTTGACTTCGTCGACGGTTTCGTCCGAAATGCTGATGATCTGGACCCCGTCACCACGATACTTTTCCTGCAGCGTGGCCAGATGCGGCATGCTGCCGATGCAAGGACCACACCACGTCGCCCAAAATTCGACAACGTAAACCTTGCCCTTTTTGAAATCGGTGACTGGCTTGAAAAAACCGTTGCCGTCTTGCAGCCACGATTCAACGTCCAGTGCAGGGGCTTTCGAGCCGATCCCCAAATCCGCTGCCGATGCGTCGCTGGATTGAAACGCCGAGCACAGCAATGCGGTCGCGACGACGGTGGGAAGGAACAATCGATTCTTCATGGTGGGACAAAAGCTCGTGTCAGCGGAAGGGTTGGCGAAGTTGCCGGAAGGGT
Protein-coding regions in this window:
- a CDS encoding TlpA disulfide reductase family protein, with protein sequence MKNRLFLPTVVATALLCSAFQSSDASAADLGIGSKAPALDVESWLQDGNGFFKPVTDFKKGKVYVVEFWATWCGPCIGSMPHLATLQEKYRGDGVQIISISDETVDEVKDLMGKDHPDAGKTFAEITAAYCLTTDPDRSVYIDYMEASEQQGIPTAFIVGKDGLIEWIGHPGNMDEPLEKVVNDSWDREAFKKELKIQEELQENMQAMAELAGAGKFDEAIEMTNVQIKNAPNEMLKDHWSSVLHSLKLSSGKVDDETVDFYRGQIVMMKGDVNSLIRFGYSIYGVTQQGGEIGPLAGESIKALEAESESVADEAKPMYFNVLAMLNDADGNLPKAIAAQEAAIEAADDQQKSRLTPMLEQLKEKAAQSDEPKKEADAK
- a CDS encoding PSD1 and planctomycete cytochrome C domain-containing protein → MLLSSAVATADDGMDFFEAKVRPLLIEHCYECHSAESGESAGDFVIDTAVGIAAGGSHGTALVAGDAGKSLIYQAVLFDGDLQMPPSGKLDQQSIDLLKHWIEIGAPDPRSGPAKPASVSPMDRDPLSHWTFVPPVKPSVQSLVQPSAADRGSDSDRDVIDVWARRAAVSQAIPINPVAEDTALLRRLYFDLTGLPPTPSQIQAYVDSQRPDRYARLVDSLLANPMFAERFGRHWLDVARYADTVGYALGGKERRIQGSERYRDWVIRAFSNDMPYNRMIEHQLAGDRTDPKNIDGNLDAMGFLTLGRRFLSGLDTTDDRIDAITRGLLGLTVACARCHDHKFDPIPTTDYYSLFGILESSQQPEDGASPLMMVDREKVGDRPVLLRGQPGNRGPNAPRQFLTALRKADEPRFSDGSGRWELSQRITATDNPLTARVMVNRLWTHLIGKSLVDSPSDFGFRTDPPAVPEILDDMAIEFADDWSIKKAVRRIVLTRVYRQSTKADVGAIAADSDNRYLARANRKRRDFESLRDSLLSVAGAMDRTIGGPPVEITLPTLTPRRTVYAMIDRQNLPSIFRTFDFASPDTHSPGRYFTTVPQQALFLLNSPQMFALAHEAADSVRRDLDRIEVGSDDTARLAEAMFRRVLSRPPTADESEAAAAFLMLPVADLPPRYDPRSLWTYGVAKLGDRQSVNSLTPFGYFKDNRWQSSEAFPATDENGHAYFSRESGHTPRKTDMAVVRRLTVPFDAEVTVRGQIRHKNPGDGVYLGLWIGDDRAFYANQKDGQREVGPIVRRVQAGQTVDFVVSPGESDNSDTFTLKMTIQLHGDDGQHLETQTDRDFSGPLVEEGTDPLDRLAQLAQVLMMSNEFAFVD